The stretch of DNA CTGATAATTGACCATAACATCATCAGAAGCAATTACATTAAAGCAAGCAGCACAAAGAAACAGCTAAAAGTACATATACTCTCCTACAAACCCTTTGATCACAAGGTTCTGATCAAATCTATTCGGTTTTCTGATAAGGGTGTGATGTTCTAAGATAACAGTACGAGTCTTAAAATGTCAAGAGCTGTATGTCATCCATCTATCCACTAAGGTCGCACATCTAATTTCCAGTTACCCATTTCCAACACTCCTTTAACAAAAAAACTCCCTAAATTAATCACCCCTCCCCACCTCTGACCCCGTCCCCATCACCGAATCTCCTTGCCTGTATTGCACCATCAACCCTCTGTCCAGTAGTCCAATTCCTCCAGAATCAAAAATATATATCCTCGATCTCTCAACCTTTTCCCCTCCCACCAGTTAGCTCTTGCCCAAACTTGCAGCAATTTGGCACCGAAGACCCAAACATATGCACGGTTTATTCTCTTAAATGTCAGTTGACAATTGTGTGTTTCGTTGTGAATATAACTTCAACAAAAGAGGCATACTCCTTTACACTTACAATTACTTGACAGATGCAACGCTCTACAATCACTTAAGCCCTTGTATATAAGGTAACAAAACAACATATCTTGTCGAAAAAGGGGTTGGGAGTAGGGCGGGAAGACAGAACACTCCTCATAAACATCTTTATCACAAAAGACATTGGAACATAAACAAGTAGAAGAAACTCGTACCTGAGAGAATGGAGATCCATATGAATGTGAGCTTCATCAGAAGCAACTTGAGCTTTAAGAGCAACAAGGATGGCTAGCTGCTTAGCATTCTCAACTTGGGCCTCAACCCATTGCCTCTCACTAGTACCGAACCTGCCAAGATTAATGTAAAGAAAAGCTATAAAGAAGTTTTATAGCAGGTTCCTTAAAAGCTGATACTAAGGAAAACAAGTGGCACACATCCACATCTAATCATTGAACATGTATTTCTTGACCCTAGCACCTGCCCCTTCCCTTTGGCAAAGATATACTCCCTCTGATAACCTACTTTAGGCGTCCTCATACTATAGTTCAAATTTTCCTTTTTAAGCATGTTTTGTGCAGTGAAAAGTGAGCGTTGGATTATTCCTCACTTGCATGTACTCACATAAAAAGCCAATGTAAGAGCAAAATTAAACAATTTAGTGAGATAGAGAGGGCGCCTCCATTTAAAGGCAACACTTACAGCTATGGTGGTATGTTATATGTACAAAAATGAGCGGGCACCCATCTCTAGTTATCATAACCCGGGAAAACAATAAATGATCAGTACCATGAGAATAGATTGGAACAAGAATACATACACAGAGCGAAGCCTCTGCAGCTCAGAAACCCGCTGATGATGACAATTTTCTAAATCTGAGATATAAGGGCAAAATGTCAAGCGTCTATCTAATAGGCAGAAATTCGCAATGCATAATTAAACCAAGTTCTGTGCATCTTACAGATTTCTAAGTCAAAAAACCAGGATGTTTAATACTATATCTTAAGAGCATTAGAAATTATTATTTCAAATCTCCTATATTAGATTAAAACAACCAAAAGAATTTATGTCCACACTCTAAATATTACTTAACCACCGCAAGCTACACAAGTTCAAAGATTCAAGATATACTAGATTGTATTAACTAATAGAACTTTATAACGACGACAAAAAATTGTTAGTTCCAAAATGTTTCGGGGTAAGTTATGTTACACTCACTAATCACTAAAAATGATTCGGCGTTCGCTATGTACACTCATTAATCACTCAAAATGATTCGGGGTTGGCTATGTACACTCATTAATCACTCGAAATGATTCATAGGAAAACAGCTAAATAGGTTACCTCTTACTAATATGTTTGAGATGTCATCCAGACTCATCCACGAGCATTTAGCTTTTCCATCCTCGGCAACCAACCGGAAAGGAACCTGATCAGAAAAATCCAATAATATTGCACGTAGCAATGAGCGAGAGCTGCCTCGTTTAGAAAAGAACTCACTAAAGATGTAGATTTTAAGAATGAATGTATCAATGTATACTAAGTCATACATACCGAGTCCAAATGCTTAGTAAACCACTGATTTATTTCCTTCGAACAAGCTGAATCGCTAATCAGGTATTGATGAAAATCAGAGTACGCAAGGTATATGACATCATCTGCATACACAAAGGGAAAGTGAGAAGGACTCCGCAATCTGCAACAACTAGAATAATGTCACTTGACGTGCCTAAGGTCACTGACTTGCACTATCAAGAGCCAAAGTAATATATGTATATAGTATATTAAGTTGTTAGATACCCGGACAAGAAGAACGGTAACAATTGATCCTGGTAAGGGAACTTTAATCTATTAGCTCAATATGCTCATAGTTTCAAGAAAAAATTGACATGTCATTATGTCAGTCAGTACAAGCTATTCTCAAATTAACAACAAACTGAAAAGGAAACTCCAGGTAAACCTATAATCATCTTGAGCCTCATCCTTATAACAAGACGTATTCTTTTCTTAACAACAGTAGAGCTATTCATAGACCAATTGAGCTTCCAATCCAAACTTCGACTTTGTTCTCATGTATCACTCACTCGAAGAAAAAAAGACAGAAAATTAAGCAGGATTAATCACATTCTCAGTCACAGAAAACAAACTTgcgtcaaaacaaaaaaaaaaaaagttaaaaagtGTTTGTTGCCACCAGACTGCAGTGTACGGAGTAGATGATAAAcggaaaaaaataaataaataaataaacagagACAGATGAATTAAACAGGGAGAGAAACAAACAAAATCAGTAACAGATGACAGTGGAATATCAATGTATAACTTTTCCTTGGACTTACATGAATTCATCACCATAACATAAACCCGCCATGGTATAAGTTTGCAGGTTTGGTGTCACAGATAGAGATTTTTAGAACGAAAGTTGCATACCACAAATGGGTGTTATTTCCACATAATAGAATTTTATGATGTGAGATCAGAGGAGTTACATACCATATTACCATGAGCAAGTACAAAGTGACTAATGCCAAGCACTTCAGAATAGGGAAGTGAGAATACTAAGAAAATTGCAAAAGGATAAGGCCAGATAATAACGTACCGTCCCCTGAATGATAATGGGCCAATTCCTGAGCAGTTGAAATAATCCTTCCAAGAACTGCGTTCAtctaataaataataacaatataAACTGGCGTGAAACAGATGATAACATCAAAATGTTTGAGATTCAGAACAGCAGGTTAAGAGATTAAGCAACGTCAAACCCATCTTTGATTGATATTGAACAAAAGAAACTTCTGTACACGTGATGAAATGGTCATACCTCCAAATTTCTTGTTGACAGGCTATCTTCCATTGTGCTAAGTTGGCCTGTAACAGAAGATGTTGCAACAACTCTAGCTCTTTTTCCTTGTATTAAAGATGAAGCATGGCCAGTTAGCGTATCAAACTGAGACTGCAGCTGACTAAGCTGTCTTTGTAACTCCAACGCTTCGGCCTTATAAGACAATGTAGCATCCCTAACCTCAAATGTAATGCATCACATACAAAGACAATCAGCAATTAATTCAGAAAGGCTACAACATATACAAGAAAGAAGTAATGGAAATACATTCTGCAATAATTCTGCAATACAAATATACAATTAAATAAATCAGCATACAAATAGAGAGCAGAATTGATAGGAAATTCTAGAACAAGCAAAAGACGGTGCAGATAATAAATCCACCAAATACCATCAAACTATTTGAACAGAACATGAGATCAAAATTATCTTTGCAGGTTTTACTATTAGCTAGTACGgagtaattttttttcttttttgcaaAGTTCAGTCCATGACGTGAAAAATGATAAGTTTATTGGAGTTCGGTTTTACATTAGAACATACGGAGAATCATATTACTAATTTTACTTCCATTGTTTCTTTAATACTTTCCAAAATAAAAGTGCCACAAGATATGAGAAACACAAAAATAAGGTTCTCTCATCGTGGAGTACAATAATAGCCCTTTTCCTTTTCTCTCTCCTAATCTCACTTGGGTAACAGATCGCTAGTTTGGTCATTTGCATAAAAAAGGCTCCTGAAAAGAGAACTGGAACAAACCACAGAAATATCCcaaaaaggaaattggaaaatTCCCCAAAACAGATGGAGTAAATATATTCACTCCTTGTAGATTTATGTAGAACGGTGATTTCAAAATAAGTGAAAATTCATTGATGAAATCAGAAAATTTGCGTAAGCTAAGTATCATCCTCTCTTTATATATGCAACCGCATTTTATTAAGAATACAGTTGGGACCATAAGCTAAGATGATGACACCGGTAACGGGAATTACCATCAAAGTCAAATATTCTTTTCAAATTTAGTCGAATTGTTTTCAGCATGCTGAGACGATCAATTTGGAGTtcgaaaaataaaattaatatgtgAATCAAGAACTTGTCAGTAACTTGAAGGTCAATGGAAACTAGATATAAGCAACTACTATATTACCTGATTTCCTTCAATCCTTCTTCAGCCCCGAAAACTGCCTCCTGATTGTCTCTCCTCGTCGAAAATGCAGAAATACTGTCATATGCAAAATCCAAGTCGTCCCCCTATACGAAGTCAAATGCAGCATGCAATCAAGATTCATGGCCATATGTGGACTCTTTTTACAAATCAGCAGCATTAAAGCTAAACTGTtcacttgcaaaaaaaaaaaggcatCCTATCCACTTGGACAGATTGCATGCCTCCTTAAAACATTTTAATTATCGGCCGTAACACTGATTCACGACCGATTTATCAATGTTTCACACTTTACGAAGACCGCCTTATCAGGCCATATCAGACGCATTTGTAGGGCATTGAGCAAGATCAAGTCTCAAACGAAGATTTGATACCATGCCTTCTTGGTCTCTTTATGAGAAAAACACATCATTTTACTAATTAGCTAACAAACAAAATTATCAAAGGCTTAACTGGCCACAATGTGGCAAAGTAACTTTTATAAGATAACAGAAACCAAAACACCAATGGATATGTGAAATTGTCCTTCGATAGAAATTAAAAAAATGCACaggaaaaaaaatgtaatcaTACCTCCAAGAATTGTCCTTCTTGTACAAACTGCTCATACCTGGGGAACAAAATGGCATTAAAGCTATTAAAAACCACTCTATAAAAGTGGTTCCTCCAACAACGGAACAGCTATCGCCatcttatttatttttaaaaaagtAGCCAACAAAACCATCAAATTGAAGGTAATAAGAGGCTTGCATTAACTTCGATACAAGATGAAAGATGAAACAAATTATGTTAGCTCATAATATCCGCTGATTTGGATTAGTTTCTTGTTTTAAGGCTTTAAGACAAAAGTAAAATCTATTAGCCCACATAGATAAAAACATCCTTACTGCAACACATGCTGCTTAAGTTCACAACCATCAAGCATGAACGATTACCCTCTCCTCAGTCTCCTTATGTGCTATGGTACTCGGACTCGGGTATTACGAATCCTTGTGTCCGACACTTGAAGTCATAAAATTAAGGACACGAGGACACGATTAATTAGTGGACACGACAACTTTTGGACACGGTCAATGTATCCAATTTTCATATTTGGACACttccatttttcatatttactTTTTTatagaaacaaaaataaatcaAGAGTTCCAAGTTCCAACTACACACTTGACTGAATGGATATTTAATAGTAGTAAAGAATAAGCTCTGAAAAGTCAAAGAATACAAAAAGTGGTTACACGTGTAAAGTTATAAAGGAGAGTTAAAAGGACACCATGGATTGAGAACCtaaaaaaaacaattaaattaaacaaataaagacTGAAATTAGAAAAAGAGCAATAAAGCAAGCACGACTATAACACCGCCGTCTGCCATGCCTAACCCCTACTCGACGCCGGAAACCTAAATATGTCATATCCAAGTCCACGAGGTACGCAAATTGTTCTCCTTCAAACTGCTTCTCCGACGATCTGAATTACCGAAGTGTCCATTTCTCCTGTCGCCGACCGGACACGAATTCCGTGTCAGTATCCGTGTCGGGTCGTACGGACACGGGTACTCTGGCGAAAGTAGCGAGTCCGAGCACCATAGCTTATGTGCCTACTTTTATCAACTATGGTAAAAGAAACCACCAATTACATTTCGCAAAATTCATGAACTGCCTATACGACGAAATGCAAGAACTACTGAGGCTAGATAGTTCAACTTTGTCATTTTACGTATTAGCTACGATGAAAAAGGTATTAGGTTCTCCTAATGCGTGAAGTTTACAAACTTTAGTGTTCATACATCATATTAGTCATCACTTTCACATTATTCATATAAATTTACAAAGACATACAAATCTAGGAAATAGATAAACTATTTGATATTAGGCTCAAGAAATTAAGAATCGGTACAGCAAATCAGAGCTTTAAAGCTAGGCACTTCCCTTGATCTACGTGCACAGCGTTATGAGCACGAAATCACAAGATAATGCAAAATGGGTGTGTTTGGATATTTCAGTGGGATTTCTTATGTTAGACTAGATAATCCACAATCCGTTGGGCATTGATGCGGTGTGCCATTAGCATATTAAGACTTGAATTTGCCTAGTACCCATGAAATAGAGTGGACGTATTTAATGCATACCAATCAAAAAACACTTGCTGTGATCATaattttgagcattaagaccatcAAAGAATCCTTCATTAAAGTTAATTGCCAATCTCCTATATTAACTAAAAGAATAAGCCATCTCTAATATTTTCCCGCTCAAATTTTTCAGCAAGGAATTGGGCCTCCTATAATTGATTATTCTGTAGAAAGTTAGAAATTGAGCCTAACATGAACATATCATCTTCAATAAAAGTATATTTCAAAACCAATGTGTGTAAAATACGATTGCAATCTACCAATTATGCAACACAACAAATATTTCACCTTAAAGTAAAATATAACAAATTATATTCTTACAAGATTTAGTAGGTTGCACATTTGTAACTCATAGTATTATTAACATTTCACACATATATATATCTTAAATGTTGATAATTATAATCACTAATTGTTTAATTATCTTTCAAGACTAATGTGGATTTTTAACTTTATATTATGGTCTTATTATATTCACCATAGTTGTTAAATTCTCTGAACAATTTTATCGAAAAAAACCGCACAAATTgtacgggatctacactagtaggTTAGCTATGAAATAAGTTGCTACGGTACACTTATTTTAGCACACGTAGCATACCATATGGCATAAATGTGGTCTCTAACTTCATGACATTACCTTAAGAACAAAGACCTCTACCAGGTAGGGTGTCCACAAAAGCTTTCCTGACTCCCAACTGTAAATATATCCTTCAAACACGATAGTTTTCAACCACCCAAGAAAAGTGtgtcggaaggagttcgagtacAAAAAACACCAAAGACAACTTTTATGCCACATGGGTGCCTGGTCTAACGATACTTACTGCACTTACCACTGGGAATGTCAAGGATGGCTTCATACACCACTTTTTTATTCGTCACAATTCACAAACACTATCTTCTTAAAAATATCTGAAGACCCAAAACTTGGATTTTTTTTGCCTCTTATTATCATAGAACTTAAACACATCAAGCTCATCGAATAGGTTAGTATTATACAACTAGTTGATTCGCGATGTCTAAACCCAATGTGTTTCCACACATGACCCTGATAATCTAGGAATTCACTATTAGTATAATACCCCCTGAAGTTCATTAACACATTGAATCCATTGCTCTAACCTACAGCAGAATATAGCATAAATGAAATCACACATGTATCTTCAGAGCTACCAATAACAGCCGAGTTTAGTCCAAATGTCAAGGCCTCTGAAATTGATGAACGAAGAAATAACAAAAGACCCAAATAGTATGCTCGATGGTTTCATATGACAACTGCAGGGTAACAATCATTAAAGTGGTTTTAGTCATTTACTAATAAGATTCCTCCTAAGAAACTAATAATTACGACAATTTTACGTAACATTAATCCACATCATGTAGCTTAGATTGAATTGCATTCCACGACACTAAATTTCTGTATCAGCTGAGATCCAATTGCATTGCATTTGTCAAATGCGACTACATTTCCCCAAACATAACTTAACCAGTAATCATAAGTAGACAATCCAAACACAGTCGTTGAAATTACAAAAGTGCCACAATCTTTAATCAAACAAAATAGAATAAAAAATGCAAAAAGGGAGAAATAGAGAAGGAGCATAACTGGGAAAGTTGAGAAGGAGAAAGAACATTGGAGGGACGAAGAGAAGAACAAAGCCAGTCAAGAATGGGGCGAACGTCGTCGTATTGGAAAGGCCATTCAAAGCTATCAGGGTCCAATTTAGAGTGACCTTGGAACCCTAACTCACCTAACAACTCACATAATCTAGCTCCACTCATCCTTATATTTATAAAAGCAGCAAAGCCCTCCAAGTCTGAGATCGCAAACTGAGCGTAAATGAATACTCAAAATTAGGAATCTATAAAATGGGGATTTACAAAGAAATCAAATACTGAAATAGGGATTGACGCAAACAAACAAAGGACAGAGGGACATTAAGGATACCTGTTGACGATGCGCGGTGGCAGAGAAGGCTGACGGTGGTGGTGTGGTCACTGGCGGACGGTGGCTGTAGTGACAAACAATTGAAGGAGATAGGTGGTGGAAGAGACGAGTCAGACGCAGTGGCGGtggacggtggtggtggtggtggtggtggtggtggagatgtaTTGAATATTTGATTGAACGAGTCTAGCTGTCTAGGTAGAGGAGAATCGCGCGTTTCATTTTTGGAAAAAATTgaatcttttcttcttttgtgtGACCCGATTCTCCGTCTTTCTCGTGTAAAAATACCATTTTCCGTAGCTTTCAAACGCCTTAATTCATAAATCATAATGTACAAATTACGGAGTATGTAATAGGATATAAATATATACCCGCTTGACCTTGTTTATATAATGAAAATTGAAGAAAACCTTACATTATATGACAAATAATAACTCTATGCATTGCATTAGTTAGAAGTgtctattttatttttggttatttgtttgcctattttatttttggttgtttttcaATCATTTACATTTCTATTATTTTAGAAATGTCTTTGATGAACAGTTTGATCCTCGTCACTCAATTTGATCCAGTAATGATATAAGGTATACTCGaaaatttttcagaaattttaactaaaaattcaGAAAGTTTCAACCGGGGGTATTAAAGGCCCCTACTAGCCCCTCTAGCTCTACCACTGGGTGTGATATAGAACCAATACATACAACTTTAGGCCCTAAATGGTGGTCTTTAACATGTTAGTTCGGTTAGTTGGCTTTGTAGTACCCTAAAAGACTCTGGTATTCTGGGGTTTGTACTATAACTGCCTTTTTTTTATATTAGTTCagtttattgttgtcaaaaaaaagtGTAAGCCCATCATTCCCAAGTTCAATTCCTTATCCTGGTGATGCATTCCTTTTTGCAAATATATATTTGACCGATAGAGCCCTTACACGTCCTATGTCTGTACCAAAGTAACAAAATTAGTTCCTCTAGAAAAAACAATCAAATTATTGTCTCCTAGGGATCGTAATACAAACATGTTAGTTGTGTGACCCGATCAAATTATTGTCTCTCAAGTGTTTATGGCATTTGGACACATTTTTAAACACACATTCAAatgaaatcaagttgaatttaaggtgaCTAGTGTGCGTTGTTTTATGTTGGGTAATTGAGTTGAATTGCGGGTGAATGATGTTCTGTAGACGAGAAATTAAAtgtcgaaagagattgattagaagatggGTTTGGGTAGGAAATGAgaatctatctatattattaaaggaaactttttttgagcgattatagagagtccaacttttacgTAATtctaaaagaaataaattaatgtAAAATAAGATAAGATAAAAAAAAAGATCGTGTTTCTATATCTATGCAGGGAAAGTCTACGGTTACAAAGGACTATAAAACAAAAATTACCGGGGAAGTGGTAAACAACCCCCTTAACTTTGCTATGATGTGAGATTAACCCTCTTAACTTTGCTTTGGTGTAAACAACCACCTCAACTTTGCTATAAAGTGAAATCAAGCCCCTTCTATTTTTCCGGTAAAAAACTCACCGGATTTTTCAATTTCTCAGTTTGGTTTGCCCATACCATCAAACATTTTGCACACTCTTCAATCATCTGTTAACAGAAAAAGAGCAATTGTATCGTTCAAAGGTCGTGCTTCCTTTTGAACATCAAGGTATTCATCCATTGTTCGAATGTGCCTCTTAACCTATAATTTTATCATCTGTTAATTTCAAGGTGTTGTGAGACCAGCTACATGTTTTAACAATTCTTTGCATATCTACTGTTAATTTTGTTCAGAGAAAGAGAGAACTAAACAAATATATGATGGACGACGATCTGGTGTGGAGGGGCAGAATTAAATAGGAAGGGAAGAGAAAGCATCTATTACTGAAAAGTCTAAGGGAGGGGAGATAATGTACTTTCGTGATTCAAATGACGAGAGATTTTGACCGGAAAAATTGGTGAGAAATTGAAAAAATCCGGTGAAATTGGTGAGAAATTGAAAAATCCGATGAGATTTTGACCGGAAAAATAGTAGGAGCTTAATTTCACTTTATAGCAAAGTTGAGAGGGTTGTTCACTCCAAAGCAAAGTTAAGGGGGTTAATCTCACATCATAGCAAAGTTAAGGGGGTTATTTACCACTTCCCCGCAAAACCCTACTATATACTCCGTactatattaataatattaagaaGAGTTATGTATGACTTGAAATACATATGTAGCCTtatcccctatctactaaaagaataggtgaacccacaaattttccctccaaaaagcatctttttaaataatgaagctattaataatttaattgtattcactaaattcactaaataaagaaattaataattataatgtattcCATTATATagttcttttcattaaaattaatcttttcatcaaattatataattttcactaaacactaaactataGTATCTTAATTAAAGTATAActaatataaaactataaaccattagctttgtggtataaaaaatacttttaaaaaaaatacatttaAGCGCATTACTCGATTCTCCTGcattaattttcagttttaattattttttttctcGAAACAAAATATAATAACAAGAAAAAAGAACAATTAATGTGATACCACTACTATTTTACGGTTCAATTTTACTcagttttcttgaataattttacagttcaattttttgttctcatattaaaatataatgacgtaaaatatgaaaaattaatgaggtgttaatttagcatgattaagtaatacaaaaataaaaacactATAAATACCGcacattcattgcgcgggatctaaactagttattaTATAAAGAGATTATATCCAAGTTGCAAACAAATCCCTTCCCCCATCTTATTTCACAAATACTatcttacaaccagttgtatattagcattgtacaaccgtctcaaagttgttgagttctttacacaaagttgtcgagctattttataagttattgagctaatttaaaaagttattgagtttaataattattcctcttaagctcaataactttgtattgtAACTCGACAATTTTGTTAGTAAAGTTCGACAACTTTATAACAAAACTCGACAACATTGAAAAAGGTTGTACATAAACtacatacaaccagttgtataatctactaattgaTCTTATTTCTCTCTTAGTGTTTGTTAATTTCCTTTTATGCATGCTAGATGACCTCTTTGTTTATGCTATTGATGTGTATTAATTGTTACTCCGTATTATGCTAATGAGGTGTTTGGTTATTAAGGTATATATCATATTGTTTTGTAGCTAATACTAATAGGGCAATTGGGTTCAAAATTTCAGGAacaatattaattaaattgagtGTATAACATGGTGGTTTAATTCATAGAGAATCTCCAAATAATTATATTGGAAAAGGTAAGTATTCTATAACTTACATTGTTCATTATTTTTATAGATTGTCGTATGCCATTGTTactggaaaaaaaaaatacaattttaCGCTTCTCTCGCAATAAAATTATTTGACAGAGATAAGTTGTAGAGTGGACATGCATCAATCATCATGATTCACTTGATATAATTTACTGTAGTCATGCGAGTATACTAACACCCCCATATCACGATGATAAAAACACCTACTACGTTTCACAAAGTTCGTACACTATGTTTCATTTCCCCCCTAATTTGCGTTCCTTTTAAAGCTTGACTGTCTAAGCATTACTTACACAAGAATTATTTACACAATTGTTTGAGACACTCCCAAACAGAAGGGGTATTCGGTAAACAAATGATAGGGATAGAGGGGAGTATATTGTTTTGGGTAAAAACTGTCAAAA from Silene latifolia isolate original U9 population chromosome 10, ASM4854445v1, whole genome shotgun sequence encodes:
- the LOC141605615 gene encoding AUGMIN subunit 3-like isoform X2 is translated as MSGARLCELLGELGFQGHSKLDPDSFEWPFQYDDVRPILDWLCSSLRPSNVLSPSQLSQYEQFVQEGQFLEGDDLDFAYDSISAFSTRRDNQEAVFGAEEGLKEIRDATLSYKAEALELQRQLSQLQSQFDTLTGHASSLIQGKRARVVATSSVTGQLSTMEDSLSTRNLEMNAVLGRIISTAQELAHYHSGDDDVIYLAYSDFHQYLISDSACSKEINQWFTKHLDSVPFRLVAEDGKAKCSWMSLDDISNILVRDLENCHHQRVSELQRLRSVFGTSERQWVEAQVENAKQLAILVALKAQVASDEAHIHMDLHSLRRKHAELAGELSNLHHKEEKYLSETIPDLCWELAQLQDTYILQGDYDLKIMRQEFYISRQKAFINHLINQLARHQFLKIASQLEKKTMLGAYSLLKVIESELHSYLSATKGRVGHCLALSQSASDIQEQGAVDDRDNFLHGVRDLLSIYSNAQPGASAYVSAPGIVQQIASLQSNLMALQSDLESLLIADRNRCINELCTQIQNLQHLLFASSTTAQPLLTPRTLTKELDELDKVNAKLCTAVEEINREHIKKNEIMKHHSTEIGIQRRVFVDFFTNPDRLRKQVMELTNRVRELQAP
- the LOC141605615 gene encoding AUGMIN subunit 3-like isoform X1 — encoded protein: MIYELRRLKATENGIFTRERRRIGSHKRRKDSIFSKNETRDSPLPRQLDSFNQIFNTSPPPPPPPPPPSTATASDSSLPPPISFNCLSLQPPSASDHTTTVSLLCHRASSTDLEGFAAFINIRMSGARLCELLGELGFQGHSKLDPDSFEWPFQYDDVRPILDWLCSSLRPSNVLSPSQLSQYEQFVQEGQFLEGDDLDFAYDSISAFSTRRDNQEAVFGAEEGLKEIRDATLSYKAEALELQRQLSQLQSQFDTLTGHASSLIQGKRARVVATSSVTGQLSTMEDSLSTRNLEMNAVLGRIISTAQELAHYHSGDDDVIYLAYSDFHQYLISDSACSKEINQWFTKHLDSVPFRLVAEDGKAKCSWMSLDDISNILVRDLENCHHQRVSELQRLRSVFGTSERQWVEAQVENAKQLAILVALKAQVASDEAHIHMDLHSLRRKHAELAGELSNLHHKEEKYLSETIPDLCWELAQLQDTYILQGDYDLKIMRQEFYISRQKAFINHLINQLARHQFLKIASQLEKKTMLGAYSLLKVIESELHSYLSATKGRVGHCLALSQSASDIQEQGAVDDRDNFLHGVRDLLSIYSNAQPGASAYVSAPGIVQQIASLQSNLMALQSDLESLLIADRNRCINELCTQIQNLQHLLFASSTTAQPLLTPRTLTKELDELDKVNAKLCTAVEEINREHIKKNEIMKHHSTEIGIQRRVFVDFFTNPDRLRKQVMELTNRVRELQAP